One window of the Candidatus Dependentiae bacterium genome contains the following:
- a CDS encoding glycosyltransferase, whose product MSKMITTKSKNFNLFINLYLLFFLFCVTLPANIPSVSIITSVYTGDQFIAGFLADIVQQTIFSTCELIIINANSPGHEEDIIFEYMQMYPNIIYKKLDYDPGLYAVWNIAISMAQGEYITNANIDDRLKFDCYEQHKKALDTHPEADLVYSDFYVTRYSNETFANNNHSHVRVMPEFSLQELKKQPLPNNHPMWRKSMHTKYGLFDESYKHAGDWEFWLRAAVNGAQFLKVPGVYNLYYYNPKGLSTAVGYNAAIKEEESKLHQTYYFVN is encoded by the coding sequence ATGAGTAAAATGATTACTACTAAAAGTAAAAATTTTAATTTGTTCATAAATTTATACCTTTTGTTTTTTTTATTTTGTGTTACTTTGCCTGCAAATATCCCATCGGTATCTATCATTACATCAGTTTATACAGGTGATCAATTTATTGCTGGTTTTTTAGCTGACATAGTGCAACAAACTATATTTTCTACATGTGAGCTTATTATTATCAATGCAAATTCGCCGGGGCATGAAGAAGATATTATTTTTGAATACATGCAGATGTATCCGAACATTATTTATAAAAAATTAGATTATGATCCGGGGTTGTATGCCGTGTGGAACATAGCGATTAGCATGGCCCAGGGAGAGTATATAACCAATGCTAATATTGATGATCGGCTAAAGTTCGATTGTTATGAGCAGCACAAAAAAGCACTTGATACTCATCCAGAAGCTGACCTTGTGTATTCAGATTTTTATGTTACTCGATATTCCAATGAAACCTTTGCCAATAATAATCATAGCCATGTACGAGTGATGCCTGAATTTAGTCTCCAAGAATTAAAGAAACAGCCTTTGCCGAACAACCACCCCATGTGGCGTAAATCTATGCACACTAAATATGGATTATTTGATGAATCATATAAACATGCTGGCGATTGGGAATTTTGGTTACGAGCAGCAGTGAATGGTGCACAATTTTTAAAAGTACCAGGTGTATATAATTTATATTATTATAACCCCAAAGGCCTATCAACAGCTGTTGGTTATAATGCTGCTATCAAAGAGGAAGAAAGTAAATTACACCAAACATATTATTTTGTTAATTGA
- a CDS encoding glycosyltransferase yields the protein MKIFIAAIFFSCFLNYALFASSDYFLSFIVPTYNRAHTICAAIDSIYAQTNLKIPWEVVVTDDASTDNTIAILQAYKNRYENFFFYVHEHNLGPSKARNTCIAHARGDLLFNLDSDNILEPDSVQQLVDVLDELDVQAVAFGHVRFFKTPGEFAWAWCLKSTNGVCTLSDGLQIKRSAWLLGNYLFTRASYERAGCYRGRALETWRFGLRQLLTGTEVVIVPNTYYWHRISPDGNLRRGDINQQNARAAIKEFNMYKDLFTPETQELIRSYTRYEKFFTDVRHNKFKLLPDEQLREVLEKYRAQSE from the coding sequence ATGAAAATTTTTATAGCCGCAATTTTTTTTTCTTGTTTTTTAAATTATGCTCTATTTGCTTCATCGGATTACTTCTTGAGTTTTATTGTTCCTACCTACAATCGTGCACATACTATTTGCGCAGCAATTGATTCGATCTATGCGCAAACCAATTTAAAAATCCCATGGGAAGTAGTGGTAACTGATGATGCATCAACAGACAATACAATTGCTATCTTACAAGCATACAAAAATAGATATGAGAATTTTTTTTTCTATGTACACGAACATAATCTAGGTCCATCCAAAGCGCGTAATACGTGCATAGCGCATGCACGGGGTGACTTACTATTTAATCTTGATTCAGATAATATTCTAGAGCCGGATTCTGTGCAACAATTGGTTGATGTGCTTGATGAGCTCGATGTTCAGGCAGTTGCATTTGGTCATGTTCGATTTTTTAAAACACCTGGTGAATTTGCATGGGCGTGGTGTCTAAAGTCTACCAATGGTGTATGTACGTTGTCTGATGGATTGCAAATTAAACGTAGCGCCTGGTTACTTGGCAATTATTTATTTACTCGTGCTAGTTATGAACGTGCTGGTTGCTATCGAGGTCGTGCGCTTGAGACTTGGCGATTTGGGTTACGGCAATTGTTGACTGGAACTGAGGTTGTGATTGTACCAAATACTTATTATTGGCACCGCATAAGTCCTGATGGCAATTTACGGCGTGGTGACATAAATCAACAAAATGCACGGGCAGCAATTAAAGAATTCAACATGTATAAAGATTTATTTACGCCAGAAACGCAGGAATTGATCAGGAGTTATACTAGATATGAAAAATTTTTTACTGATGTACGACATAACAAATTTAAATTGTTACCAGATGAGCAGTTACGTGAGGTATTAGAGAAATATAGAGCTCAGAGTGAGTAG
- a CDS encoding glycosyltransferase family 2 protein yields MKNKKFISILLMFVVIVHNPLLSLTKKQTQSTEKKEKKPKRSRIRKVLGEQRRMVIVTPSYNNATWYRRNIDSIFKQKYDNYILVYIDDCSTDGTADFVKQLVEEYNQAERVYLVRNEYRRGALANIYYAIYTFCNDDDIVVLLDGDDWFKRDSVLITINEAYKNPHVWLTYGQMQEYPSRYVGYCKPLDQEIVQQAGYRQAPWCTSHLRTFYAWLFKQIKYDDFLDSNGDFLPMAWDMALMFPMLEMVDGKYKFIEDVLYVYNMYNNLNDNKVDPELQRDCEQYIRNKQPYKRLKNKSI; encoded by the coding sequence ATGAAGAACAAAAAATTTATCAGCATATTATTAATGTTTGTTGTAATAGTGCATAATCCTTTATTATCTCTAACAAAAAAACAAACACAGAGTACTGAAAAAAAAGAGAAAAAACCTAAGCGCAGTAGAATTAGAAAAGTACTCGGCGAGCAACGACGCATGGTAATTGTGACTCCCAGTTACAACAATGCTACTTGGTATCGTAGGAATATAGATTCAATATTCAAGCAAAAATATGATAATTATATACTCGTATACATAGATGATTGTTCAACTGATGGTACAGCAGATTTTGTTAAGCAATTGGTAGAAGAATACAATCAAGCTGAACGGGTGTACTTAGTTAGGAATGAATATAGACGTGGTGCATTAGCAAATATTTATTACGCAATTTATACATTTTGCAATGATGATGATATTGTAGTATTACTTGATGGCGATGATTGGTTCAAGCGAGACAGTGTATTAATTACTATAAATGAAGCATATAAAAATCCACACGTATGGCTTACCTATGGTCAGATGCAAGAATATCCTTCGCGATATGTTGGTTACTGCAAACCTTTGGATCAGGAAATAGTTCAACAAGCTGGATATCGTCAAGCACCATGGTGCACATCTCATTTGCGTACCTTTTATGCTTGGTTATTCAAGCAAATTAAGTATGATGATTTTTTGGACAGCAATGGAGACTTTTTACCAATGGCATGGGATATGGCACTTATGTTTCCTATGCTCGAAATGGTAGATGGTAAATATAAGTTTATAGAGGATGTGCTGTATGTATATAATATGTACAATAATTTGAATGACAATAAAGTTGATCCTGAACTACAACGTGATTGTGAGCAGTATATTCGGAACAAGCAACCATACAAACGGTTGAAAAATAAATCTATTTGA
- a CDS encoding nodulation protein NodZ produces MKKYLVFIGMLIVQNNVALVDITLKYVNDSFATRSVNAVILTHLGAGFFAEFGKVISSLIHYELDGIRSMYVDWTDQFFPFKDKPYENGWDLYFEPVIIEESIDPSEPVYEVGNCSVHELHDQLCVAQWIRYDDYLPYRLFVHEKINQHIHIKKHISDEVDSFYKKYMQDNVCIGVHVRYAKAHVNETPNGHPSLDTYCKEVNDLLKRHSADKVKIFLASDSHVVINHFKRLYKEKLIYIDTYRATAKEDPGLIYENSNYWITHPDHWHKAKPGYQGGLGALMDCLLLAKCDYLIHITSNVSTYVCFFNPYIKSIYLPRKVPFKHCRYRGDKSIRNKFLNPI; encoded by the coding sequence ATGAAAAAATATTTAGTTTTTATTGGAATGCTTATTGTTCAGAATAATGTGGCATTAGTAGATATTACTCTTAAATATGTTAATGATAGCTTTGCAACCCGTTCAGTCAATGCAGTAATATTAACACATCTAGGAGCAGGTTTTTTTGCTGAATTTGGAAAAGTCATTAGTAGTCTTATTCATTATGAACTGGATGGTATAAGGTCAATGTACGTTGACTGGACTGACCAATTTTTTCCATTTAAAGATAAACCTTATGAAAATGGCTGGGATTTATATTTTGAACCTGTTATTATTGAAGAATCTATTGATCCAAGTGAGCCGGTTTATGAAGTAGGTAATTGTTCTGTGCATGAACTACACGACCAATTATGTGTAGCGCAATGGATACGTTATGATGATTACTTGCCTTACCGATTATTTGTTCATGAAAAAATCAATCAGCATATTCACATAAAAAAACACATTTCAGATGAAGTAGATTCATTTTATAAAAAATATATGCAAGATAATGTATGTATTGGTGTTCACGTGCGCTATGCAAAAGCTCATGTGAATGAAACGCCGAATGGGCATCCATCATTAGATACCTATTGCAAAGAAGTGAATGATCTATTAAAAAGGCATAGCGCAGATAAGGTTAAGATATTTTTAGCTTCTGATAGTCATGTGGTTATAAATCATTTTAAACGACTATATAAAGAAAAATTAATTTACATAGATACCTATCGAGCAACAGCTAAAGAAGATCCAGGGCTTATTTATGAAAATTCAAATTATTGGATTACTCATCCTGATCATTGGCATAAAGCTAAACCTGGTTATCAAGGAGGTCTTGGTGCGTTGATGGATTGCCTGCTTCTTGCAAAGTGTGATTATTTGATTCATATTACTAGCAATGTTTCTACATATGTATGTTTTTTTAATCCTTATATTAAATCTATTTATCTTCCTCGCAAGGTTCCCTTCAAGCATTGCCGATATCGAGGAGATAAAAGTATACGTAATAAGTTTCTTAATCCTATCTAA
- the galE gene encoding UDP-glucose 4-epimerase GalE, whose translation MKKILLLLFITTTVFAQEHKKTILVTGGAGYIGSHTALLLAQENYQVIILDLLLHNQKFDHPWATLIYGDCGDKDILNHLFATYNIHAVMHFAGNIEVGESVKSPLKFYSNNISNTISLLDVMRVHGCHLFIFSSSCAVYGIPQWLPLTEDHPTKPISPYGHTKLMIEHILQDCESAYGIRSVALRYFNAAGALPESGLYEQHEPETHLIPLLLRAAYTDKQFHIFGTDHATPDGTCIRDFLHVWDIAHAHLQALHYLEQGNPSDIFNLGTGKGTSVQEMISEVKKICKKDIRIIQADKRAGDPAILVANANKAHNILGWQPQHSDISSILQSAYKSTCSFR comes from the coding sequence ATGAAAAAAATATTACTTTTACTCTTCATCACAACAACTGTTTTTGCGCAAGAACATAAAAAGACCATTCTCGTCACCGGTGGTGCCGGTTACATTGGATCACATACGGCATTATTACTTGCCCAGGAAAATTACCAAGTAATTATCCTTGATTTATTGTTGCACAATCAAAAATTCGACCATCCATGGGCAACACTCATATATGGTGATTGTGGTGATAAAGACATACTTAACCACCTATTTGCCACATATAATATTCACGCCGTCATGCACTTTGCAGGCAACATAGAAGTTGGTGAATCAGTCAAAAGCCCTCTTAAATTTTATTCCAACAATATAAGTAATACTATTAGCTTACTAGATGTGATGCGAGTACATGGATGTCACTTATTCATTTTTTCTTCCAGTTGTGCCGTATATGGCATACCACAATGGTTACCCCTTACCGAAGATCATCCTACAAAACCTATTAGCCCATATGGACACACCAAATTAATGATAGAACACATTTTGCAAGATTGTGAATCTGCTTATGGAATTCGCTCAGTAGCATTACGCTACTTTAATGCAGCAGGCGCATTGCCAGAATCCGGGTTGTATGAACAGCATGAACCGGAAACGCACTTGATTCCCCTTTTATTACGAGCCGCATATACAGATAAGCAATTCCATATTTTTGGCACAGATCATGCTACACCAGATGGTACGTGTATTCGCGATTTTTTACACGTGTGGGACATTGCACATGCTCACCTGCAAGCCCTACACTATCTTGAGCAAGGCAATCCGTCTGACATATTTAATTTAGGGACCGGCAAAGGAACTTCGGTACAAGAAATGATTTCTGAAGTCAAAAAGATATGTAAGAAAGATATACGCATCATCCAGGCAGACAAACGCGCTGGTGATCCAGCAATACTGGTTGCAAATGCAAATAAAGCACACAACATTCTGGGGTGGCAACCGCAACATTCTGATATATCTTCTATTTTGCAAAGTGCATATAAAAGTACCTGTTCTTTTAGATAG